One genomic segment of Brassica napus cultivar Da-Ae chromosome A3, Da-Ae, whole genome shotgun sequence includes these proteins:
- the LOC106443188 gene encoding uncharacterized protein LOC106443188, giving the protein MEKATENPISETRPPPHPNHQMDADDDDENVKQLKECSSLYLALQDCLVDSNRDWKSCQKHVQALKACHERRTKK; this is encoded by the exons ATGGAGAAAGCGACGGAGAATCCCATTTCCGAGACGCGACCTCCGCCTCATCCGAATCATCAGATGGATGCAGACGATGACGATGAGAATGTGAAGCAGCTCAAAGAGTGTTCCTCTCTCTACTTGGCTTTACAG GATTGTCTCGTTGATAGCAACAGGGACTGGAAGTCTTGCCAGAAAC ACGTTCAAGCTTTGAAGGCATGCCATGAAAGGAGAACCAAGAAATGA